The genomic interval TGAAACGGCCGCAGTTCGGGATTGATGCGGCGCATGCTCAGCGACAGGTGATTCAGCTCCCAATAAATCGAAGAACGAAAACGCCGGCGCCCCAGCGGCGTGACAAGCTGATAGGAAAAATCCAATTGCCGGTTTTTCCACAACTCTTCGCGTTCCACCGGCGTCAGCAAGTTGAGCAGCATGATGTTGGTTTCAACGGCGGTGAATTCGCCCATTTCCGGATGAAACGGCCGCTTGATGCCGTAGACGCGATACCAAACAAAACCGCTGCTGCCCACCGCGCCGAAATCCATGTCGGAGGCGTCCTTGTTCTCCATGCTAATCATCAAAAACTCTACCGCCTGCCGGAGCTGTTCGCGGATTTCAACCGGCTGGCTATCCAGTAGTTGCCCGATGATTCCCATCTGCTCGGCGCCTTCGGCGCGCGACGGAATTTGCGGGATCAAACGGGCAAGTACGGTTTTGGCATTCTGCAGACGTTGATCTAACACGATTTTCCCTGTAATGACTCAGCCAATTTGAGTTAAGGTGTTCTTTTGCGCAGTCACAGCCGCCATTTTATTTCCACGAAATCACACGAATGGGGGCGTTGTCCGGCGCATAATTATCGATAAACGCGCGCCAAAACTCCGGCTTGTGCTGAACGTTGATCGGATAGCCCACACCGTCCACTTCGCCCCAGGTCACGATTCCGCCAGTCACCTGACTCGCGGCGGTTTCATGGTTGTAGACTCGGGAAGTAGCGTTGGGCAGATACAACACGCCGTTTACCGTGGCATTCTCATTCAACAACACATCACCTTCGACGATATAAATTCCGTGAATCGTGCGATCGTCACGAACATGAAGATCGCCGGCGACCCGGACGACGTTGGGCACATTAAACGCATAATAGAAACTGCCGTTGGGGAAGGTGTCACTCGGGTGAAAATGCGATTCGTCATCTTCGTTATACACATGAAACTGCGCCGCCGCTGCATTCATCAAACCGGTTTTGTTGATCTTGGGCATGAAGGGCGCTTTTTGCATGGTCAAATTCGAATTGACATTGCCGAGCGAGTCTTTGGTGACGGTGCTGATGACCGTGTCCTTGGACCAGACGGCAAAGTTGTCGAAGCGGCGGTCAAACGCCACGACTTCGGTTGTGCTCGCCGTGTCGCCGTTGGCGCCGGTTGCGCGGATGCGCACGCGATAATCTCCGATGCTGGCATCATCGCTGGCGTCTTCGATCTGCACATTAACCTCATTTCCGGCCAGCATGAGATTGCTGTAGCCGTCGCGCCAACTGGAATCCAAGTAAAGCCGGTTGAGCGCCATGTATGCGCCGCTCGTTGCAGCATTTTTAGAGGAATATCTGGTGAAGCTATCCACCACGCGGCTGGTGGAGTCAACCAAGCGCTGATTTTTGCTGAGCGAGAGCACGCCAAATGACATGGCAAAGCCCGAAAGCAGTATCAATAAAGTTCTTCCCATGTTTGCCTCTACCTATAACTCGAAAATTGAAACGATCATATGAAGAGTTTCAGCTTGACTTTCCTTCTGCCTTTGCACCTCAACGCTGCACTATTGTGCGATCAAGCTCGGGGGCGTAAAGCGGCCCAGCCAAACGAATTTCGGATATTGATCGTCAGCGCCGTAATTGCCCTCGACCGTCAGACTCACCACCAGGGTGCGAATGTTCGCCAAACTGCCGGCAGTGTTGCCGGTGGAGTCATAATACAGAATGCGAAACTCGGTCAAGCCGGTTGAAATACATTCCGGCGTGCCGCCGTTGACCACGCGATAGAGCGCCTTGTCGTTGGGGTTCGGCGTGCTTTTCGCGATTTGATCCGAGGTGGTGCTCAAATAATACCGCATCGTTTCGATCACACCGTTGCCGTCGCTGTCGAGATTGTAGCGCACCTCCGAAGCGTTCGCGAGCGTAATCGCGGCTTGCGACGGATCGTTGAGGCCCAGACCGATGCGGGAAAAATCGCTATCGATCAATTGCACGACGGCATCCATGTCGCCATAGGCGATATGATCAATCGTGTCTAAAAGTGCATCGTTGCTGACGTCGCTGCTGAACTGCTGAAACGAGACCAGCACCATGCCGCCAATCACGATACTTGCAACCAATGAAAGCCAGGATCCCATGCGTTAAAGTCCTTGTCACGGGCAAAGCCCGAAATCACATATTCACGCCAAAATAACTGAAGACGTGTTTCATCGTAACGTTGGTGCCGCTCGGCAGCCAGGTACTCGTCACCGTCACCGTCATGCGTTTGAGATAGGTTTCCGTGTTGACGGTCGAATCCGGGTTGGCCTCGCTCACGTAGTGCACCTGAATGTTGACATTAAACGGAATGCCGCTGGTGCCGGTGAGATTGGTGTTGTTGCCGCTGACATAAATCGTCCGGGTCATGTTATGATAATCATCAACGTCATTAAGGGCGGGATAACTCTCCGAAGGGTTTTTACCCAGCCCGTTCCAATAGGTAAACCCGTCCGGCATGTCGTCTGGATCGATCACGCCCACGTTGGCGTCGAACTTTTTCGATTTGGCTTCCTCGATAAATTGCTGGGCCACCGAGGCGGCGGTTTGATAGACGCTCAAGTCTTGCAACGCTTCCCGGCCCTCGACATTGTTGCTGTTGATTTGCGTAATCAGCAGCGTTAGCAGCACCGTGCTCACCAGCACCAACAGAAGTTCACGATATCCCATGGCCTATATTCACGTTTCTACAAAAAGACAACCTTGCATTTTGAATTTTACACCTTACACGTTATACTTTATACAGTGTAAAGTGTAAGGTGTAACGTGTATATCCTATTCCACCGTCGCCGCCACCACTTCTTCAATGGTTGTGGTTCCCGATTTGATGCGTTCACGCCCGGAAGCGCGCAACGTCAACATACCGCCGCGAATGGATTCTTGACGAATCAAATCCTCGTCGATATTCTCGGCATTCTTCAAAATGATTTGCCGGATTTCCGGCGTGAATAACAACGCTTCGGTGATACATTGACGCCCGCGAAATCCCTGGTAACACTTGTCACAACCCACCGGCTGATAAAAAACCGTGTTACGGATTTCATGTTCGGTAAAGCCGACAAAACGCGCCATGTTCATGTCAATGTTCTTGGTCGCCTGCTTGCAATGCTCGCACAATTTACGTACCAAGCGCTGTGCCATAATCAGGTTGATGGCATTGGCAATGAGGAACGGCTCAACGCCCAACATGTACAAGCGCGAAACCGCGCTGGGCGCATCGTTGGTGTGCAGCGTCGAAAACGTGATATGGCCGGTGTTCGCCAAACTCACGGCGATTTCAGCGGATTTCAAGTCGCGCATTTCACCAACCATCACGATATCCGGATCGTGGCGCAAAATCGAGCGCAATGCTTGATCGAAATTCAATTTGGGGCCAAGCTTGACCTGGCGCGCGCCGCGAATCAAATATTCCACCGGCTCTTCCACCGTCACTACGTTTTTGGTCGGATCCATGATGCGGTGCAACGCCGCCACCAGCGTTGTGCTCTTGCCGCTGCCGGTGGGGCCGGTGATGATGATCACGCCTTGCGGCCGGCGAATCGCGGCGTCGAAATCCCGCGCCGCCTGTTCCTGCAAGCCCAAGAGATTCAAATCCGTG from Cytophagia bacterium CHB2 carries:
- a CDS encoding type II/IV secretion system protein, translated to AVAAVIKDRAINIDRFNRNIAQDGYIQRKIDNYHIRFRVSVLPIVVSESQRRYESIVIRVLDDRKVITDLNLLGLQEQAARDFDAAIRRPQGVIIITGPTGSGKSTTLVAALHRIMDPTKNVVTVEEPVEYLIRGARQVKLGPKLNFDQALRSILRHDPDIVMVGEMRDLKSAEIAVSLANTGHITFSTLHTNDAPSAVSRLYMLGVEPFLIANAINLIMAQRLVRKLCEHCKQATKNIDMNMARFVGFTEHEIRNTVFYQPVGCDKCYQGFRGRQCITEALLFTPEIRQIILKNAENIDEDLIRQESIRGGMLTLRASGRERIKSGTTTIEEVVAATVE